The window CGGGCCGACGATGGCAATACAAACAAGCCCGGGGTGCGCCCTTCCTCGGCGGCTAATTGCAATCGCCGGGCATCGCGGTCGTCAAAATGCCATGGCAAGGCGGACCATACCGCAGCGACAGATGAACATCGCAGAGCTTGATCGATCGCCCACACGCTATCACGCCGGCTGGTCGGCCGGCATACCACGATCCGTTGGGGCGAGATCCCACAGGCAATTGCGGCGGCGGCATGAAAAGTACCACTGGGGTCGACCACGAGGAGCGGGCCACGATGCGGCGGCGCAGCCCGCTTTCCAGCTGAATCATCGGCTCCACCAGCGCCAGTTCGGCCGCTGCGGTCGGTCATCGTCGAGGCGGCCGCTAACATGGCGAGCGTCGACGCACCGCTGGCGTCATGGCCGGCTACCCATTCACAGAGCCAACCGCGTTTCAAGCCCCCGCCAGGTAAACAAACGTCTAACGCCTGTGACCCCGTGGAGAATCGGGCGGCGGAATCCATGGCGGGATTAGCCGCGATCGCTGCGGCGCGACCCCGTAGTTCTGTCATCAGGGCCCGGCGGTCGACGGGCAACGAGGAAGGTTGAAATTGGGAAACGCTCGAAATTCCACTGTCGCACCGCCGTGGGGCTTCCTGGGGGGGTGTGGCCGGCGGTCGCCAGCCTGTTACTCTAGCAGCGGGCTTGCTCGCGGTGCTGGCAGCAGTCGCACCGGCGACTTTCGCCCCAGCTGTATCCTCAGTGGTTTGCCAGAACGCAAACGTTTGCTGGGCAGGTGATTCTCGTGAGGGGCGTGAAAGCGTCTTCGATACTGCCATGGTGTGTGCGTCCCAGCTACCTTAGGTGAAGGGTCCGGTTTGCCGGATGAGTCCCTGTCATTATGCTGGCAAAGTCATTTGCTAGCAAATCTTTTTTGAATCCAATTCTATTCTGTCATGCTACAAAAAATTCGCTATTTTCTGTTTTTGCTCGCGGTGTTGGCCATGATCGTGGTGGCGTTCCAGAACCAGGACCGAGTCGACTTCAAGATTCTGTTTTTCCAGGGGCGGTACCCGCTGACGCTGTTATTGTTGGCGACATCGGGCCTCAGTTTCGTCTTGGGGGCGGTTTGCACGATGTGGCGAGGTCATCGGCGTGGTAAGGAGAAAATACGCGTCAAAACAGGATCAAAAAAACTCTCCCCCCAAGATTCGCCACGTCAAAAATCGTTTGGGACCCGTCACCAGGATGATGTCGTCGACGAATTGACGAAGTAAGCAGGACCCTCCGCTGCTCTCTTTCATCGGCGATTTTCAGCCAAATCCTGACTCTTGCTGAGTGGGCGTGTCCCTCCGAGACACGCATCGGCTACAAAAACGCGGCGACTGGTGCCTAGCTGGCAACCTGGACGGATGCGGGAACGTGCTCCACCGCGACCACAGGCAAGCGTGTGACAGTGGGCTGGGAAACGGCTACGACAGCCGCTGGACTTGCCGCAGCGGCGCGGCGGCGAGCCACGAGGTCGTGACGCAATAAGACCGATTGGGCGAGGTCGCCGATGGACTGAATCGGCCGGCTGCGACGTTGCGATTGAGCCTTCATTTGAGCCTGTCCGTCTCGAACCAAGGTGGCGAGTCTCGACAAAGTGTCCAACTCAGGTTTGCTCACGCCGCTGGGGTGGGAAGCAGTTAAGTCAGAAAACAGGGTCAATTGAGTCATCGAAAAATCCTTTGCGGTCGGGGAATGGGCGATGCCCTTCAACGACAGACATTCTTCGCTAGGCCGGTGACACGTTTGGTCACCCTGCGACCAGCGAGTTTTTGACGCGCAACATCCCCCCCCGCAGCAGGCACTGGCCGCCCGTACCGGTCATGCCGGATCGAAGGGGGCATTCCGCGATCGTTTGCGCATATTTGCTGCGGGGTGGCGTCTGTGGCATAGGCCCGGAGCTAAGCTGAGATAGTTCATCCCCGGACGCATGTATCCACTACCTCGCTCGCTTCTGACCGTTTGCCATGGGTGTCTCGTGCACTGGAACCTCATCTCAACGCGATCATTTAATCCCATGACCCCGGCTGACACTGCGGTTGTGTGGCAGGGTGGTCAGGCGACGATCGACCGCCTAGCTCAGCATCGAGCAGGCAACCCATTGCTGCGGGCAGGGCGTGTGCTGGGCGTCCGGCTGCGGCGTCGACTACCCCGATGCCTTCGCCGGCGAAATCAGCCCGATTGTCTCGCCGAGCAGATCCGGAGGCTGCGAATATGGCTTGTCATTTTGGCCATTCTGCCGGTCGCCGTGTGGGGACTAAGGTTCAGCTTGATGCCGGTGAGCCGCAATGATTTCATGGCCTCCCTCTCGAACCGACTGCTCGCCATTTCGTTGCTCTGCTTCGCCCTTGGAGCCTGCGTCGGATTGATGGCAATACCCATTTATCGGGCTGCCCACCGCCGCCGTCTGCGGAACAGCCTGCGATATCACCATCGCGGCGTGTCGCTACGCAGTTTCATTTCCAAGTGGGACGATCCCACCCAAGCGATCTATCGTTCGTGTCGGCTCAGCGCCCGTTTGGCCAGAGTCCATGATC of the Allorhodopirellula heiligendammensis genome contains:
- a CDS encoding lipopolysaccharide assembly protein LapA domain-containing protein, whose product is MLQKIRYFLFLLAVLAMIVVAFQNQDRVDFKILFFQGRYPLTLLLLATSGLSFVLGAVCTMWRGHRRGKEKIRVKTGSKKLSPQDSPRQKSFGTRHQDDVVDELTK
- a CDS encoding ImuA family protein; the protein is MAVSKTLSRPSRESPAQQTFAFWQTTEDTAGAKVAGATAASTASKPAARVTGWRPPATPPQEAPRRCDSGISSVSQFQPSSLPVDRRALMTELRGRAAAIAANPAMDSAARFSTGSQALDVCLPGGGLKRGWLCEWVAGHDASGASTLAMLAAASTMTDRSGRTGAGGADDSAGKRAAPPHRGPLLVVDPSGTFHAAAAIACGISPQRIVVCRPTSRRDSVWAIDQALRCSSVAAVWSALPWHFDDRDARRLQLAAEEGRTPGLFVLPSSARTRPSFAAVRWHVAAVPVDASRLSTDQRVAAGLPLRPPLDLRILCVSLDRARNFDHASSRQKTHAAGQSPTHNRVKTFLAVTPDARLHPLTPAIVAKLQRRPELPTIHAPAENRNEAVAMPLAARLADPASTHSRVGTHGPATRRSGGASRAG